In the Malaya genurostris strain Urasoe2022 chromosome 1, Malgen_1.1, whole genome shotgun sequence genome, one interval contains:
- the LOC131425228 gene encoding RING finger protein unkempt isoform X5: MNQRRRRPVRRRDGSFNYSADNYCTKYDETTGICPDGDDCPFLHRTAGDTERRYHLRYYKTCMCVHDTDARGYCVKNGHHCAFAHGIHDQRPPVYDIKELEALQAAEASGECLNGPNVLDKERNLMNEDPKWQDTNYVLANYKTEPCKRPPRLCRQGYACPQYHNSKDKRRSPRKYKYRSTPCPNVKHGEEWGEPANCEAGDNCQYCHTRTEQQFHPEIYKSTKCNDVQQAGYCPRSVFCAFAHVEPYVLTEEMGRDLDSQALALSDMISSVLPPDSGGGGLGCPLSKKDKHELAVSVLSYLDGGRQENLPFELEPQNFHSFFQLLQNGSAESSESASTSSLGSNHSSHNKAPGSQLQQKHSNNLIGVANCNGSTHNHVNNGIGSLQSTLFNNGGTAASSLLSNNFPEFTPELRAQLLAIDNDLTMGPLEKEQRKRMCLTFNFRNIASSLDGGVYDLARRDTIHGLDNSISAGIASSGLLASSSAPVNIPGSPMGNSISGLLQGTSAPVNIPGSSLSNNFSPSSHSNLFGINDSMFGSSATHHIGSSSAPKLATSFGHSGTDSLFFQSHIISPVLTGGDGGLSASPELSRISELNSLNNELSNNNTNLLFDNHMQQAAAAVQQHQQQQQQQQQQHQQQHHAAAAAMAAATKNSNSSHPYSMSPLVASDMGRLRDELANKNAQMINWEEQVMQATNACEAWKAQMEESNRKTVIAEQQRDEALSHVKALKEKLEHLNIGGNCTSNYRASDLRGMPLQKLKSIQAKLRSEIEEVEKVLYLETATKCMKCEENNRSVTLVPCNHYVLCDSCATTQRECPYCQTPVSSQT; this comes from the exons TTGTCCATTTCTGCACCGTACGGCCGGCGACACCGAAAGGCGGTATCACTTGCGGTATTACAAAACGTGCATGTGTGTGCACGACACAGATGCTCGCGGATACTGCGTGAAAAATGGTCACCATTGTGCATTTGCTCACGGAATACACGACCAACGTCCGCCTGTGTACGACATCAAAGAATTAGAGGCACTTCAAGCAGCCGAAGCTAGCGGAGAGTGTTTGAATGGACCTAATGTATTGGATAAGGAACGAAATTTGATGAATGAAGATCCAAAATGGCAAGATACCAATTATGTACTTGCCAATTACAAAACAGAACCTTGCAAGCGACCTCCGCGCTTGTGTCGACAGGGGTATGCTTGTCCACAATATCACAACAGCAAGGATAAGAGACGTAGCCCTAGAAAGTATAAATACAG ATCAACGCCTTGTCCAAATGTGAAACATGGTGAAGAATGGGGAGAGCCAGCCAACTGTGAGGCTGGTGATAATTGTCAATACTGTCATACGCGCACTGAACAGCAGTTCCATCCGGAGATTTACAAATCAACAAAGTGCAATGATGTTCAGCAAGCTGGATACTGCCCGCGATCAGTATTTTGTGCATTTGCCCACGTCGAAC CTTACGTTTTGACAGAGGAAATGGGTCGTGATCTGGACAGCCAGGCCCTCGCACTTAGTGACATGATATCGTCCGTATTACCCCCTGATAGCGGGGGAGGGGGTCTCGGCTGTCCACTCAGCAAAAAGGATAAACACGAGCTAGCGGTGAGTGTACTAAGCTATCTCGACGGAGGACGGCAGGAAAATCTACCATTTGAACTTGAACCGCAGAATTTTCACTCGTTCTTCCAGCTGCTGCAGAACGGTAGCGCAGAGAGTAGTGAATCCGCGAGTACTAGCAGCCTCGGTTCAAATCATAGTTCCCACAACAAAGCACCTGGATCACAGCTACAACAAAAGCACAGTAATAATTTAATAGGTGTTGCCAACTGCAATGGCAGCACACATAATCATGTCAACAATGGCATCGGTAGCTTACAATCGACGCTATTCAACAACGGCGGAACCGCTGCTAGCTCATTACTATCCAACAACTTTCCGGAATTTACGCCGGAGCTGCGGGCACAG TTGTTGGCAATCGACAACGATCTCACTATGGGTCCTTTGGAAAAAGAACAACGGAAACGCATGTGTCTGACATTCAATTTTAGAAATATAGCATCTTCTTTGGATGGCGGAGTTT ATGATCTTGCGCGACGTGATACAATTCATGGACTAGACAATTCAATTTCAGCTGGAATTGCTTCCTCCGGCTTACTAGCGAGTAGTTCGGCTCCGGTTAATATTCCGGGCTCTCCTATGGGGAATTCTATATCCG GTCTTCTTCAAGGCACTTCTGCGCCGGTCAACATTCCTGGGAGTTCACTAAGCAACAATTTTAGTCCATCGTCACACTCTAACCTTTTTGGAATTAATGATTCTATGTTTGGGAGTAGCGCAACACATCACATTGGAAGCAGTTCGGCGCCGAAACTTGCCACATCTTTTGGTCATAGTGGTACCGatagtttattttttcagtcacATATTATTTCACCTGTTTTAACTGGTGGTGATGGAGGTCTATCAGCTAGTCCGGAACTTAG TCGAATATCGGAACTCAACTCACTTAACAATGAACTTAGCAACAATAATACAAACCTTTTGTTCGATAATCACATGCAACAGGCGGCTGCAGCTGTTCagcaacatcaacaacaacaacaacaacagcagcagcaacatcaacaacaacacCATGCCGCTGCAGCAGCAATGGCTGCAGCAACAAAAAATTCCAATTCTAGCCACCCTTACTCAATGTCGCCATTGGTAGCATCCGATATGGGTCGATTAAGGGATGAACTTGCCAACAAAAATGCACAAATGATCAATTGGGAAGAACAAGTAATGCAAGCAACAAACGCGTGCGAGGCGTGGAAAGCACAGATGGAAGAAAGCAATAGAAAG ACGGTAATAGCCGAACAGCAACGTGATGAGGCTTTATCACACGTCAAGGCTCTTAAAGAGAAATTAGAACATTTGAATATAGGCGGAAATTGCACAAGTAACTACCGCGCGAGTGACCTCAGGGGAATGCCTCTTCAGAAACTGAAGAGTATTCAA GCCAAATTACGATCTGAAATCGAGGAGGTGGAAAAGGTTTTGTACCTCGAGACGGCTACTAAGTGTATGAAATGCGAGGAAAACAATCGCTCTGTTACACTTGTTCCTTGTAATCATTATGTGCTATGTGATTCATGTGCAACGACGCAACGCGAGTGTCCCTATTGTCAAACACCGGTATCTTCTCAGACTTAA